From one Pecten maximus chromosome 8, xPecMax1.1, whole genome shotgun sequence genomic stretch:
- the LOC117332626 gene encoding uncharacterized protein LOC117332626: MFLWTKGGRQSALKYVVMISDGLVNNRDKAKRKARELSQRQDGIKVVGVGLGRSVYHTVLESVAFNSSYLLAPDPHKLLHLLQWDLHDPNVTGCVHNFSADILVIVETSASQSDKSFKKALTFLQTFLDKFNPSHTNNAITISVAVYNSTTNYVIRECPLSNIQYIMDAIRTLGQSQDQEQNWDHMLRFVDNHTSYSSVTTHKYAMFVTTGSIPEESVVHVKTKLMHLRDNNSVRVVMVGITDHSNWKVVENVYECGFYSFSTEDVDIVSRVLLNDIKSTNCTKLEK, encoded by the exons ATGTTCCTGTGGACGAAAGGAGGGAGACAGTCAGCCCTGAAATACGTTGTTATGATCAGTGACGGACTGGTAAATAACAGGGACAAGGCCAAAAGGAAGGCGAGAGAACTCTCTCAACGACAAGACGGAATCAAAGTGGTAGGCGTGGGACTAGGCAGGTCTGTGTATCACACAGTGTTGGAGAGTGTGGCCTTCAATAGCTCGTACTTACTGGCACCAGATCCTCATAAACTACTTCACCTCCTACAATGGGATCTACACGACCCGAACGTTACAG GTTGTGTACATAACTTCAGTGCTGATATACTTGTAATAGTGGAAACATCGGCGTCACAGAGCGACAAATCCTTCAAGAAAGCGCTGACCTTCCTACAAACATTTCTGGATAAATTCAACCCCAGTCATACTAATAACGCCATAACCATCAGTGTAgctgtatataacagtaccaCAAACTATGTCATACGGGAATGTCCACTgtcaaatatacagtatataatggaTGCCATAAGGACACTTGGACAATCCCAAGATCAAGAACAGAACTGGGATCATATGCTGAGGTTTGTTGATAACCATACTTCCTACAGCAGTGTTACAACTCATAAATACGCCATGTTTGTAACAACTGGGTCTATACCAGAGGAATCAGTGGTACACGTGAAGACGAAACTCATGCATCTGCGTGACAACAACAGTGTGCGCGTGGTGATGGTAGGAATCACTGACCACTCGAACTGGAAAGTAGTAGAAAATGTGTACGAGTGTGGATTCTATTCCTTCTCCACCGAGGATGTAGACATCGTGTCACGTGTTCTATTGAATGACATCAAATCCACAAACTGTACCAAACTGGAGAAATGA
- the LOC117332145 gene encoding alpha-tectorin-like — MFIVSWIDMQPCWDTSLANTFQAVLVTDGVLTFVIYNYNKIQFTLSYSSYNHAQVGFNKGDYTHYHAVEGSGTEDIATVVSRTNVNRTGKFVFRLNGYMARPVKVADIVFVIDSSYSEAKFFDNILQYIVDVTDNLIIAPNETQVAVISFSRIARVEFDFTFCQNNDCVHERVLNISQLNSTSYMDTGLDMAR; from the exons ATGTTTATAGTGTCGTGGATTGATATGCAGCCATGCTGGGATACCAGTCTG GCTAATACCTTTCAAGCGGTGCTGGTCACTGACGGTGTGCTGACATTTGTCATTTACAActataataaaatacagttcACTTTGTCTTATTCGTCTTACAACCATGCACAG GTCGGCTTCAACAAAGGAGATTACACCCACTACCACGCTGTGGAGGGATCGGGTACGGAGGATATTGCCACGGTAGTGTCGCGTACCAACGTCAACCGGACAGGCAAGTTCGTCTTCAGACTCAATGGGTATATGGCACGTCCTGTCAAAGTTGCCGACATAGTGTTCGTTATAGATTCTTCCTACAGTGAGGCGAAGTTTTTCGACAATATCCTCCAGTACATAGTGGATGTAACAGACAATCTCATTATAGCCCCTAATGAGACACAGGTAGCTGTTATAAGCTTCTCCAGGATAGCCAGGGTGGAGTTCGACTTTACGTTTTGTCAGAACAACGACTGTGTTCATGAGCGTGTCCTGAATATATCCCAACTCAATAGTACTTCATACATGGACACCGGACTAGACATGGCAAGGTAG